TTGACAAAAACAAATCCTGTAGGAAAAATTAACCTGTTTAGTACGTTTGTATTGTCGAAATTGCctatttttccttgaaagttgcGTGACACTTTCCAACTGAggtagcatttcatcaaaagcGATAGATACGcactagactagttcacttttcacGTTTTTTCGCAAATCAAAGCCGGACTTATTTGGGTTGTTCCTTACACATTTCTtagtactctggccaaattaATGCTTATTTGATCTAGTCTCTGTTCTGCGCAACGAGTATTcgtaaaaaaaagtcagattttcatgaaatttacagCGAGTTTGTTCTACTGAAGTCCTTTTAATGAATGATgaggtttttctttttttgaataattgctTTAGAGTGTATCTAAATACTTCAGTTTAAAGTTTGTGCTAAatgtaaaccatttttttaaaatcataatgtATCAACTTGTAAGGAAAAACACGCTATAAGTTTCGCTATAAAATCTGCaatagataagaaaaaaatatttgttgctagaatttatatttaaaaggCAGCTAGATTCAAGAGCCATCTTTTGATATATATAACTCGGGATATTTGGTCAAACATATGCAGATATTAGCAAATTTGTTGCCACCATTTAGTGCTTCAAGAATAAATTCCATTCAAGTTTTACTATAAGCAACATGCATGCAATCACATTGATATTTTAGTTACACCCGAATGACGTTTAACGCAGTTGTTTTAATAAGGTTGATAATGTCGTTTCCAAAAGAAATCTGGCTCTTTGGCGCTGCCAAAAAAGGGTTCAAAAGAAATTCTGGGTTCTTGGGAAAACAAATATTCTGGCAAACAAATTGTGTTGGGGAGTGACGGATATGCTACCAGCCCCTAGAAAATCTCGCGTttaaattgaatgatttgaaaGCCGAAGAGTAGTTGGTAGTACAAATAAAATTAgtgaaaaacaaatacatactgtaactttttatatttaaaaaaatatataatatttcattcaacttttaaaaaagcttcataaaaataaagataaaacaagaaaataaatcaCCGAATAGTTTTAATTACAGTTTATTATGAAACAAATCGTATTTTTTATCCAAAGGAACCCTTTTTTGGCAGCGACAACGAGCCAGATTTCTTTTGGAAACGACATTAACAACCTTATGAAAACAACTGCGTTAAACGTCATTCGGGTGCAACTTAAATATCAATGTGTGCTTGATTGCATTCAAGTTGCTTATAGTAAAACTTGAATGGAATTTATTCTTGATGCGCAAAATGGTTGCAAAAAATTTGCTAATATCTTTGCATATATTTGACCAAATATCCCGAGTTATATATCAGATGATAGCTTTTGAATCTAGCTGccttttaaatataaattcaaacaacaaattttttttttcttatttattgtaGATTTTATAGCGAAAACTTTTAGCGTTTTTTTCCTTATAAGTTGATacattatgatttaaaaaaaatcgtttacatTTAGCACAAACTTTAAACTCAAGTGTTTAGATACACTCTAaagcaattatttaaaaaaaacctcatcaTTCATTAAGAGGACTTCAGTAGAACAAACTCGctgtaaatttcatgaaaacttgACTTTTTTTACGAATACTCGTTGCGCAGAACAGAGACTAGATCAAATAAGCTCAAATTTAGCCAGAGTACTAAAAAATGTGTAAGGAACAACCCATATAAGCCCGGCTttgatttgcgaaaaaacatgaaaagtgaactagtctaatacgcactgctggaaaaattatccaacaaatgaaatcaagtgtccagtcagtatgggcAGTGGTGGTACCATATACAAATATAAACCCTTTTATGTTTTCGAATACCttccatgaaaaattttgttccattgcTATGGTAGTTCTCGAGATAAGCAATAAAAATCGTAGGGGAGCCTCACTtctccctttctatctttccaATGCACAATGGTCCAGAAaagaaatttagcgggaaacaattctCCATTTGATGTCttagacaaacttttacaacaactaAAGCCGGTCATTTTGACTGGAAAGTTTTTAAGGTGGTTCATAAGATTTCTGAGATCCGAAAGTTATTTCCAAACTGTCATAAGATAGAGGTCTACATTATCCTACAATACTGTAGAACATAAACATTCATTGAACTTTGTCAAGACACCACACATCTATCTCTTGaactaaaagttttttgaaaacttgtttTCATGAAGTTAAGGTGGTaaataaaaatcagatttttcttgATATCTTTTTATggtgatattttatcattatCATTTATTCAGCAACATTTTATATTATTAAAATGCGCATCTCTAATTGCAAATGGATTACTAAAATTGGTTTtcatttgtgttgaaaaattactctttaagagcttaaaaaatcgaaaattttatcgtTGATTGCATTTGAAAGTTCCTGTTACAATCTTTACAATATCAAAAAAGTggaaaactttttaattaatGCTTTTAATCGTTGTAtgaattttactaaaaatcgtgaaaatctccatacaataGGGGGAATTTGTACTTTGTTCTTGAAGAACTCAGAAATTACTAGATCGATTGATTTGAAATCTGGCATGAAGTAGTTTGCAATTATTTCTGTGGAGTTTTGAGTCCTTCGCGTTTgttgtccgcgagttcgagcccaagagtaaacatcgaacacagttgtaccggataagtttttcaataacgatccgccaactgtaacgttgataaagtcgcgaatgccataatgatggtaaaacgactataatcgaaacaaaaaaaaaaaaaaaattgagtccTTCGCACTCAAGAAAGGgagagctcccatacaaaataatcgTAAAATACGATTAAAAGCGGTAAAATTCAATCTATGCACAAGTGAATCTCATCAAACGTTGTAAAAACGCCtacattcaaaaatataaattattcagtcaaacacttttttttcagttttaggtcgtagatggcagcactaccTTGCGGTTAAACGGAATTGAAACCCATTTTTACCTATTCCCCATTAATTAAAGTTTGTTGGATGATTtaggtcaagaaataagtacttggtaccgcGAGAATGCCTTAGAAATTCCAAGATCACTGAATCAAATAATCAGAATTGCATTAAGGTCACTAAAAAAGGtgtttcttggaccgataatcagaataatgttgtacttttcgatggagcttgatggctAACAGTGCTATTGTTATGATTCGCAATTGGATTGGAAGTAGAGATGAGCAGAAACTTCGGCGGTGGTAAATTCTTGAGCTGGTGAGTTTTTGCGAACCCAGACACTTTAGAAAGCTctcagcgtgaactccaacaaagcTGTGTTGGAAAACAACCTCGTAATAATGAATATAGGCCTAAATAAAcccgaaaaatcaatattgagacttaatttggtttcagctgtaagatagtgctgccatctacgattGGAAGCTGAAAATAGTgcggtttactgaaaaaaaaatcaaagttttcgaaTTCCAATCTGTTACTTCTGATTCAAAACTAACTCagaacttttgttttattaaaaaaattccattttcatTGGACTGTGCGTAATGATCACTAAATGTGCTTCAGCAGCAGGATGTTGCGCTTCACTAATTCATTTCTTACTGGATGCTTCCGATGGATGGAATTGGTTAGCGGGTATGAGCTGTTGATTTTTACCACAGATGAATTTTCAGTAACACCAAATCACTTCTATAATGTTCTTCTATGTCGATTACCTCCAACAAATTGTTCTTAGGTTTTGTCGTTGGCATTATCGGATTTCTGGGTGGCGTTCCGGCGACACCTATCATTCTCCAGCAAATGATTTGGCCGCTATGGGGGAAATGGGAAATCTTCCGAAAAAAGCCGGCTTGTGTGATGCTTTAACGGTTATAAAAAATTCGCTACAACCGACGAAGGACAGCCTAGAAACGGGGAAAATGATTAGTATTCATTTTGAACAAACAAAATCagccaattttaacaaatttaccCGGCGACTCCTACTGACGGATTGATTTCGGTCATCTCCACTAAAAGCCCTCGGAGCCGGGCTAGACGTAACTTTCAGAACCACGAATGCCTATTGAGAACATGAAAACTCGCTGCATCCGACGGAGAATTACCTAGATGCGAATAAATCTGATAATATTtgcttaaacaaataaaattaaacgaatTTACCTGTCGAACTCgccattgttttattttctacaGCACACACTACACTCAAGTAGAAGAACTCTTAAATTATGGTTCAAATCGAGcttatcttaaaatttaaccatATGAATATCagttataaaattattatatttaaattcaaatactgttatatatttgaaataattagcTGGAATAGTTAAATGTTAGAGGTCAAtcagaaatgtatagttgaatctattatatttataaatgAATTCCTAAAATCAGTCATACAATTGaggttgaatttatcatatttacagttgaatcaattatacaattacaactgaatctatcatatttatagttaaatgtgatGTGAATTAAGattgtatagttgaatctattatatttatatctATCAtaaaattgtagttgaatctatcatatcaacaattgaatcaattataccattacagttaAACTTATTATATTCATAGATGATTGCGAAAGGTCcatcatcagtttgtagttgagtatatttatagttggatgcgaaaaaatcaactactattaattggtataaccagctgaaataattagaacgactgtcgtcttttttctccgtgtatgcacgatactttttttcttctccgGCGTTAAcgtcctgaattctgaatatagATTCCAAAGCGAAATTCCGAATATTGAATTTCAGGAATACGATCTGAAACTATGAAGTTGAAcctctaaaaacaaaaaaatactttcacaATGTTCGCCTagttgaaaaagtttcatttcCTAACGCTCAAGGAGGAGTTCAAATGAGCTAAAATAAAAGCACACGTTCTCGGTTAATGGTTGATGGATTTCGTAAATCGCTGATGCTACTACCCACTATTGACCCATCCATAATTCATTTTTGGCTGCCGCCCGGTCGCGACTGAGATGATGATGAATAATTACGTCCGCGAAGGAGTCGTCGCGCGAAGCGTTGAACCGAAGCGAAAAttgttggtaaaaaaaataaaagtcgaaTGGGTAACCATTTTGTTGTTACCCCAATTGTTGTTTTCTAGTTAATAGGTAGTGTTATGGGTGATATTGTTGCCCCCAAACAAGTCCTTCTACCAAAGTGAGGTTTTCCTATCGAAATTAGTTTATTATTCGAACAGAAACAGAAGGAGGAAAAAAACTGCTTCAAAATGCGTCCGATCTCAATCGATGCCAATAAAACACCCGGACCCAAACACAAGACTCGAGAGCTATCGAATCGTGTTCAATGGcatcttaataataataataataataataataataatggcGGATGCCGACGACGGCTTATTTGACAACTGGTGCTAGGAGGTCTGTTTTTCATGAGGTGCCGGGACGATTTAGAGGTGAAAAACTGGCAatgatcataaaatttaatgaggttgaattttaaaaatcgatctGATGCTTCAGGTTTCTACATGTTGTGAAGGAGAATAAAAATCCACGTATAAAATGTATTGTAGTTGTAAAGGTGGAAGTGATGAACCGACAAGTGGTGTGGTGATAAAACTGACGCTATAAGATTAAATTTTCTCAGTTGGATAACGATGCATTGCGAAATTTGGCGAACTGCTGTTCCGTAATTTGGAATTTTTGCTTAAGTAGATATATTTTTTCCCGGAAATTACAATTGAATTTACTTTTGACTTTGCATTCGACTTATTTTAAAACTCTacattaattttcaatgaaattgatcAAAACGGCAAAGTACTGATAGATGGTATTgatgatctaaaaaaaacaacaattccaggAAGGGTCTCTGGTTAATTCAACAGCTACCTACTTTGACAAAAGTTTCCAAGTTAAGCTTCGAAAATCCTCCAACGGTCAGATCAACAGCATTCTGGCTCTTGTGTAACAGAAATTTCCACTCTCGACGTTCTTTCATAGGAAGTAGATGCCATTTGACGTCGTATATAGCGTCTACCATCTGATCGTTCTGTAAATGTAAGGAGAAACActattaattcaaaaaatttctcctctGAAGGTGTACATACTTGGACCGTAAAGATAGTTCCCAGTAAACAAAATTCTAGCAATTCGAAAAACATTCCTGCTATAAACCCATAACCCGGTAAATACTTGGTCGTGTAGCATAGAAAGAGGGCGATGCTCAAGCACGAGACAGCCGAGCCAACCTGCatcaagttgataaaaaaatagcgCTCGTCCAGCTCCGTTTCGTAGCTGCGGAATTCGAAAGATATgttcttcattttaaatttcctgTTTTAATTCAGCCCTAGCAATACCTTTCAATATCACCATGCTCTATGAAGATTTCTCTCGTTTTCTTTcggattgcttcttcatctctGATCGGAGCTTCCAAGAGCTCGTTCAAATCTAGAAAATTCCCCTTGAAGACTTTAACCAGTGCCGCCAAATTAACGACGAAtatcaaaatggtcaaatcggCCGCCGACAGACCACACAATCCCAGCGCCAGTGTAAACATTTGGACACAAGTGGTTATTAGATACCCGGTATAGGAGTCATGGTTGATTCCCGGAATAAGTGCGGTCAGTGCAAAGGTTTTTTCGCCGTATATCACGTAGATATATATCGGATAGAGTGCAAATCCAATGATGGCGCTTAGATACGATGCCACTAGAAATTTCCCGAACAGGTAACTTTTTCTCATCAAATCCAGTAGGGTAACTCTGTTCCTAGAATGGTTTATgtgttttctatgaaaatcttcCAAATACTTTGCCCGGTCCTGAAAGAACTTCCGATGAACCAGTGCGCTGTAGAATTTGAACAATCCCTGAAAACCGATTCCTACTGGAGCCAACGCTTGCATGATGAAAAAGTAATCCGGATAGCAGTACCAGATCGTACAGGGAATGGTAACCAGGTAGGCCGTCGTTACCGTCGCGGCCATCCAGGATCGGTAGTTAGGTCGGTAGTTTTCGGCCACTACATCCGCCCCAACGAAGGCTGCCATCCGACGGGCCAGAGATTTGAATTCTAGAAAGACTTCCAGGGACGTTTGACCTGTCATGGTGCCGCAAAATGAGTATTACTCATTCGAATGCTGAACCAAACACGTGCTGCCAGTTGTATGCAGAACGTTATTATTTATGTTCTATAAAGTAGTTATTACGAATCCATTAAAGGATTTTAATTACCAGTGATGGTGAatatttcattatgtttcttGTCGCGTGTAAGGTGTGAAGTAATTGTCGAAACATTTTGGAGTTCATATGTATCCTCATTTCGATTGCAGAGAAAGCTACTGGATTAACGGCAATACATTGCTATTGAGCCTGTTAGGAACCCAAAAACtcttccaaaaatttgaaattcatttttattaaaactttgcatactttttaaaacttgttgAACGTCGTGGATTCGGAAATTCTTACACTCTAGAGGAAACCCAATAAGTAAAACTTTATCTTCCTCTGACTCTTCAACCTAGTCTGATGAAACCAATGACTTCCTTCGCTGGATCTAAGTTCCAAGTCTTCATTAACGACATAATCGTCTAGAGACTGTACCATAGAATGGCTTGAAAATCTTCTACTTGCATGAGCTCactaaaataaacttttgaagagATTTTTGTTGACCTTTACCATAAGTATACACCTGGAGCTCGGCAAACTGCCTCAATTGCACTGGTAGCCACATATAAGGCAACCGTAGGTGTTCCGCTTACATGTAGGTCGTCTAACTGAATCTCAAACGCCGGCAGATGATAGTTGAAAACTCATGGGTATTAGCCTCATGTCTACAGGACTTCAATGCGATGGCCGAGGAATGGGCTAATCGATCTATTAACTCCTAGAAATTCAATTCTACAAGGGACATTTTGGCAAGACTAAACGTAGACCTGGTGAATTTAGCTAATAACAGAACCTCAGGCGAATTCATCGATCAGTTCGAAATCGAAACGAGCCCCCAAACTTTTCACCATCAAAAATTGGGTTTTCTTCCCTCCGTAATCCTGCTGAAATCGAAATGAGGACGTTTCTACGGTTCGACGAGATGCCCTAGAACTAGTCCCGATACGTAAATTGATTGATCTTCACCTCTTCAGCAAAATCGGTTGATCATCACTAGGGAGACTTTCAACGATGCTTGATTCTGTCGCTTGATGGTGGCCTTCAGTACGTCAGAGTAAATAGATTTGTGATCTTTCTGGCAACCATGCTTTCCGATTTCCATGAATCACAAAGAGTTAATCCGCATAAAACACGACACACTGGAAGGTCTTGAAACCTTAGAATTTCGGAAGACTTGATATGACGTTCGTCTTGCAAGATTCGACGACGACTGAGATCCGGTATAGccaaatattttgcaaattttgaggTACTACGTCCAGGAATTCTCTCAAAGTGGTCCATGATGATCTGCATCATGGTAGGTGTCGCCACTGCAGCTTGACAACCCCCaccatttcgttttttttggtaCTTCCGATCTTAAGGTATCTTCCAAGTGCAAGGGGAAATCAAATGATATTGCACACACGTATAATGGACAGTTCACGAGCTATGTCTTTTTACCGTATATCATCTTGGAACTAGACAATCACAGCTTTAGGACAGCAGTCACTTCACGACATCGCCAGGTTTCTCCACCCGTTTTAAGCTGTGGGTTCAGACGGCATTCCAAACGTTCATGGAATTTTCTTAGATTATCTGGTCGGTAGTGCAGAATTATGTGTCGGAAAGAAGCGGAATGCCAAAACCGAGTAAGTCACCTGGAATTCCTGCGGAATACAGGCTGATATGTCTGATGGGTATTACTGGTAAAGTCTTCGAGACGGCGTActctttttttcgaaattccgGGAATACTCCATGTAGATATACCTCCTACTCCCTAAAGTCCATCTGGGCCGCAGACCTTGTTcgcacctcgaactgtttaatacactatgcttcaatattGGGAGGTCTATTCACGCTAGTGTGCTCCAAGGCAATATTCATTGACGAGActactttcagcaaaacctctcatccttacgactcgaagTCTGAACTCTACTCTAAAGTCTTGTTGCGAATCGCGTAGTGCGTAGTGaaatgatcgtataaaatgtcgtctgaagtcagtttaaatcggatatgattgaAAGTCTGCCATGTttgtatattttgaaaagttttcgcTCCATCGctggcttcaagtgagaaaattatcGTCacgttctctctgcaaccagcagtgcatccagatggcaaaaaatcagatgggaattgagtaatattgaccaatgagagaactggaaaatattgtcactggcattctcttgcattcttccgataggtacgaataaagaGTCAGATagcgcccaattggtgtagttttcgtcgcttaagaaagaaatgaaatctatgtatattttgTA
This sequence is a window from Uranotaenia lowii strain MFRU-FL chromosome 3, ASM2978415v1, whole genome shotgun sequence. Protein-coding genes within it:
- the LOC129753696 gene encoding putative odorant receptor 92a, giving the protein MTGQTSLEVFLEFKSLARRMAAFVGADVVAENYRPNYRSWMAATVTTAYLVTIPCTIWYCYPDYFFIMQALAPVGIGFQGLFKFYSALVHRKFFQDRAKYLEDFHRKHINHSRNRVTLLDLMRKSYLFGKFLVASYLSAIIGFALYPIYIYVIYGEKTFALTALIPGINHDSYTGYLITTCVQMFTLALGLCGLSAADLTILIFVVNLAALVKVFKGNFLDLNELLEAPIRDEEAIRKKTREIFIEHGDIESYETELDERYFFINLMQVGSAVSCLSIALFLCYTTKYLPGYGFIAGMFFELLEFCLLGTIFTVQNDQMVDAIYDVKWHLLPMKERREWKFLLHKSQNAVDLTVGGFSKLNLETFVKIINTIYQYFAVLINFIEN